A genomic segment from Cyprinus carpio isolate SPL01 chromosome A22, ASM1834038v1, whole genome shotgun sequence encodes:
- the LOC122134833 gene encoding achaete-scute homolog 5-like: MDASLQDSHCHLSRSSRYCAPSGGYRGNDVCADLALPLFLYPTHVDQRVYDRSYCSSASLLSYLPPFHGSFGVYECPFEPAFIQKRNERERQRVRCVNQGYAKLRDHLPNGTTDKRLSKVETLRAAIRYIKYLQDLVENAGRAEENGGASPLSISESSSEESVGS, from the coding sequence ATGGACGCGTCCCTCCAGGACTCTCACTGTCATTTGTCCAGGAGCAGCAGGTATTGTGCGCCCTCTGGTGGTTACAGAGGGAATGACGTATGTGCTGATCTTGCGTTGCCACTGTTCTTATACCCGACCCATGTTGATCAGCGAGTCTATGATAGATCCTACTGTAGCAGTGCATCACTGCTCTCATACCTGCCACCGTTCCACGGCAGCTTCGGCGTCTACGAATGTCCATTCGAGCCCGCCTTCATCCAGAAACGAAACGAGCGGGAACGCCAGCGCGTGAGATGCGTGAACCAGGGATATGCCAAACTACGCGACCACCTGCCCAACGGCACCACGGACAAACGGCTGAGCAAAGTGGAGACGCTGCGCGCGGCCATACGCTACATCAAGTACCTGCAGGatctggtggagaatgcgggcagggCGGAGGAGAACGGAGGAGCATCACCGCTTTCCATTTCTGAATCGTCTTCTGAGGAGTCTGTTGGGAGTTAA